A genomic stretch from Vibrio coralliilyticus includes:
- a CDS encoding IS5 family transposase, giving the protein MGKAKKKITNWAEYNTSLCKRGSVTFWIDDSAIDAWQCKTHHGKRGRGFQYSDTAIETALMIKGIFSLPLRALQGFIDSIFKLLDVPLTSPGYTCISKRSKTVQVKYRNKSRGAIRHIAIDSTGLKVFGEGEWKVKKHGAEKRRTWRKLHLAVDVDTHEAISAEVSLVNVGDSEVLPTLLNPLRRKVITVSADGAYDSKNCHETLKKKSSIPLIPPRKNAALWEDGHPRNEAVTALKNGTISEWKAQSGYHYRSISETAMSRYKGLTSGKLSLRCYNAQVGGIMANVKAINKVIGLGMPVRS; this is encoded by the coding sequence ATGGGTAAAGCGAAGAAGAAGATAACTAACTGGGCGGAGTACAATACGTCTCTGTGCAAACGTGGTTCGGTTACGTTCTGGATAGATGACTCCGCCATAGATGCATGGCAATGCAAAACCCATCATGGCAAGCGTGGGAGAGGCTTTCAGTACTCAGATACAGCGATTGAAACGGCTTTGATGATAAAGGGTATCTTCTCTCTGCCATTGCGTGCACTTCAAGGCTTTATCGACTCGATCTTCAAGTTACTAGATGTTCCGCTGACGTCCCCTGGCTACACCTGTATCAGTAAACGCTCGAAGACAGTTCAGGTCAAATATCGCAATAAATCTAGAGGGGCTATTCGCCATATCGCCATTGACTCGACAGGTCTCAAAGTTTTTGGTGAGGGTGAATGGAAAGTGAAAAAGCATGGTGCAGAAAAGCGCAGAACATGGCGCAAACTGCACTTAGCTGTTGATGTAGATACCCACGAAGCTATCAGTGCTGAAGTTAGCCTTGTCAATGTTGGCGATAGTGAAGTGCTTCCTACATTGCTCAACCCACTACGCAGAAAGGTCATTACCGTATCTGCTGATGGAGCCTATGACAGCAAAAATTGCCACGAGACTTTAAAAAAGAAAAGTAGTATCCCGTTGATACCGCCTCGAAAGAATGCAGCCCTTTGGGAAGATGGCCATCCCAGAAACGAAGCAGTAACCGCCTTGAAAAATGGGACAATTTCGGAGTGGAAAGCCCAATCTGGTTATCACTATCGGTCAATATCTGAAACTGCAATGTCCCGATATAAAGGACTAACAAGCGGAAAATTGAGCTTGAGATGTTACAACGCTCAAGTGGGCGGAATCATGGCGAATGTCAAAGCAATAAACAAAGTCATAGGACTAGGTATGCCTGTCAGAAGCTAA
- a CDS encoding IS5 family transposase: MGKAKKKITNWAEYNTSLCKRGSVTFWIDDSAIDAWQCKTHHGKRGRGFQYSDTAIETALMIKGIFSLPLRALQGFIDSIFKLLDVPLTSPDYTCISKRSKTVQVKYRNKSRGAIRHIAIDSTGLKVFGEGEWKVKKHGAEKRRTWRKLHLAVDVDTHEAISAEVSLVNVGDSEVLPTLLNPLRRKVITVSADGAYDSKNCHETLKKKGSIPLIPPRKNAALWEDGHPRNEAVTALKNGTISEWKAQSGYHYRSISETAMSRYKGLTSGKLSLRCYNAQVGEIMANVKAINKVIGLGMPVRS; encoded by the coding sequence ATGGGTAAAGCGAAGAAGAAGATAACTAACTGGGCGGAGTACAATACGTCTCTGTGCAAACGTGGTTCGGTTACGTTCTGGATAGATGACTCCGCCATAGATGCATGGCAATGCAAAACCCATCATGGCAAGCGTGGGAGAGGCTTTCAGTACTCAGATACAGCGATTGAAACGGCTTTGATGATAAAGGGTATCTTCTCTCTGCCATTGCGTGCACTTCAAGGCTTTATCGACTCGATCTTCAAGTTACTAGATGTTCCGCTGACGTCCCCTGACTACACCTGTATCAGTAAACGCTCGAAGACAGTTCAGGTCAAATATCGCAATAAATCTAGAGGGGCTATTCGCCATATCGCCATTGACTCGACAGGTCTCAAAGTTTTTGGTGAGGGTGAATGGAAAGTGAAAAAGCATGGTGCAGAAAAGCGCAGAACATGGCGCAAACTGCACTTAGCTGTTGATGTAGATACCCACGAAGCTATCAGTGCTGAAGTTAGCCTTGTCAATGTTGGCGATAGTGAAGTGCTTCCTACATTGCTCAACCCACTACGCAGAAAGGTCATTACCGTATCTGCTGATGGAGCCTATGACAGCAAAAATTGCCACGAGACTTTGAAAAAGAAAGGTAGTATCCCGTTGATACCGCCTCGAAAGAATGCAGCCCTTTGGGAAGATGGCCATCCCAGAAACGAAGCAGTAACCGCCTTGAAAAATGGGACAATCTCGGAGTGGAAAGCCCAATCTGGTTATCACTATCGGTCAATATCTGAAACTGCAATGTCCCGATATAAAGGACTAACAAGCGGGAAATTGAGCTTGAGATGTTACAACGCTCAAGTGGGCGAAATCATGGCGAATGTCAAAGCAATAAACAAAGTCATAGGACTAGGTATGCCTGTCAGAAGCTAA